A stretch of DNA from Kangiella sediminilitoris:
ACTGAGTTATGGCGTGAAGTGATGGATCGTGTGAGCAAGGAATATCCTGAAGTTGAGCTGTCTCACATGTACGTTGATAACGCTGCAATGCAGCTGGTACGTGCTCCGAAACAGTTTGACGTCATGGTCACAGGTAACATGTTCGGTGATATTCTTTCTGACTGCGCAGCGATGTTGACTGGGTCAATTGGTATGTTGCCATCGGCTAGCCTGGACGCTAACGGTAAAGGTATGTATGAGCCGATTCATGGCTCTGCGCCTGATATCGCTGGTGAAAACAAGGCTAACCCACTGGCGACTATCCTGTCAGTATCTATGATGCTACGTCATAGCTTTGGTGAAGGTGCTTTGGCGGATAAGATTGATCAGGCTGTTTCTACGGTACTGGATCAGGGCTATCGCACAGCCGATATCCACACAGACGGTGACAAGCTGGTTTCTACTAAAGAAATGGGTGACGCTGTACTGAAGGCATTGGCATAAGTTTTACTTAGGTAAAAATACGTAAAAACATTGGCATAAGTTGTTAGGACCTCTATAATTCAGAGCAAAGCAACTTATGCCAAACCGTCGTTTATATGTCTCAAACTTCAGACATTCAATTCAATGGACTCTATGCCCATGAGCTGACGGTTTCTCGATCTGAGCAGGTTCTGCTGGAAGACGCGGAGCTCCATCTAGCTCCTTCAACAATTACTTATCTTCACGGTGAAAATGGCGCAGGGAAAACCACGTTAATGCGCTGTCTGGCGGGTTTGTTGCCTGCGGATCATGGAAGCATGTATTGGAATAAGCGTCCAATTACTCATCCTGAATCTGGTTATTTTCAAGATCTCATCTTTTTGGCGCACAGCCTCTCAATGAAAAATGAACTGAGTATTGCTGAAAACCTGGCATTCTATGCTTCCCTTAGAATGCGCTGTTCGATAACGGGTAAGCCATTACATCAGAAAATTAGTTCGGTACTTGAAGAGTTGGGTATCGGTGGACTTGAGGACCGTATGTTTGCTGAATTATCAGCTGGACAGCAACATAAAGTCGCTCTGGCGCGCCTCATCCTGGAACCTGCAAAAATTTGGATTCTCGATGAGCCTTTTGTCAACCTTGATCATAAAACTCGGAGCTGGTTATCGGAAAAGGCGATGGCTTTCAAGCAGCAGGGTGGGACCGTTTTGTTTACTTCTCATCACCACATTGAAGAGCTACCGATCGATCAGAGCGTAGGAGTTGAACACGAATGATATTGACTCTATTGCGCCGCGAATTAAAGGTCGCCAGACGAAACTGGATTGGGCTGGCGATTCCATTATTATTCTTTATTATTGTCGTCAGCCTGTTCCCATTCGCAGTAAGCCCTGATGCACCTGTGCTCCAAAAATTAGCACCCGGAGTAATTTGGGTAGCAGCATTATTGTCCATGCTGCTTTCACTTGAGCAGTTCTATAGAAGCGATTATCAGGATGGGGCTCTGGAGCAACTGCTACTGATGAGTTCACCGACTATGGTAGCGACCAGTAAAATCATCGCACACTGGCTATTGACCGGTTTACCACTGGTTATTTTGTCGCCTTTGCTCGGAGTTTTGATGCAGATCAATCATGGCGTTGAGCATTCAGCCCATACTTGGATCCTAATGTTGAGTCTGGTATTGGGTACACCAACACTGTGTTTATTAGGTGCGGTCGGCATGAGTTTAACTCTGGCGGCCAGCCGTAATGGCTTGCTGGTGTCTATTTTGATTATTCCTTTGTATGTGCCGGTACTTATTTTCGGGGCTTCGACTGTTACAGCATCCCTTGAAAATATGAGTTATAATGGCGAACTCGCCATCTTGGGCGCTTTTTTATTGATTACGTTAGTATTTGCGCCTTTTACTTCGGGCCGCGCACTAAAAATTTCAGTAGGTTAAGATTTAATGGCAAAAGCTTGGCGCTGGTTCCACCAGCTGGGTTCTCCAAAATATTTATTCCAAAAAACAGGTCAGTGGCTCCCATGGATATGGGCGGTCACATTGATTCTATTAGCAGTTGGCTTGTACTACTCTTTGTGGGCATCACCGATAGAGGCTCGCCAGGGGCAGGGCCATACGGTACGAATTATGTATATTCATGTGCCAGCTGCTGCCTTATCAATGGTAGCTTATGTGGCGATGGCTATTGCTGCCATAATTGGCTTGGTCTGGAAAATGAAAATGGCTTTTGCCGTAACGCGAGCTATCGCACCCGTCGGTGCAGCCATGACATTCCTCGCACTATTCACAGGCTCCGTCTGGGGTAAGCCAACCTGGGGAACCTGGTGGGAGTGGGATGCACGTATGACTTCCGAACTTCTGCTGTTGTTTTTATATTTAGGTTATATAGCACTGCATGCGTCTTTTTCCGATAGAACCAAGGCAGATAAGGCTGGTGCTGTTTTGGCTATTGTAGGTGTTATCAACATCCCGATTATTTATTTCTCAGTGAAGTGGTGGAACACACTGCATCAAGGCTATTCAGTGACGGCCAAAGGTGCGCTGGCTCCAGAATTTCAGACGCCTTTGTTTATCATGCTTGGAGCAACCTATTTGCTGTTTGCGGCACTTGTGATTATGCGCCTGCGTGCCGAAATCATTCTGCGTAACCAAAAAGCTCGTTGGGTTGAAGAATGGGCAACACAAAGATCACATAACGGAGGTCAATCATGAGCAGCTGGCATGAATTTATTTTTATGGGCAAGCATGGCGCCTATGTGTGGTCTAGTTATCTAATGACATTTTTTGTCCTGCTGGGATTGTTTTTTGGGTTCAGAATAATGTTACGCTCTTTACGCAAGCAAGTAATCGCAGAAGCCAACGTTAAGCAATCCGATAAACCCAAAGCTCGAAAACTGAAAGTTTCTAAAGCTGAATAACCAATTAGTGTAGACGACGATGAAAGCTCATAGACGTAATAAATTGATCGCAATCTTGGCCGGCCTGACTTTATTGGCTGGGGCAGTGGCATTAGTATTATTTGCACTGTCTGAAAATATTAATCATTTTTACCCCCCAACTGAAGTTGCTCAGGGTAAAGCCCCGATGGATAAAACTATCCGTGTCGGTGGGCTGGTTTCATATAATTCGGTAAAGCGAGCTGAAGATGGTTTAAACGTCGAGTTCCAGATTACCGATAATCAAAATACGATGATGATTCAGTATGAAGGTATTCTTCCTGATCTCTTTAAAGAGGGGCAGGGTGTTATTGCTGAAGGTAAATTAGTTGAGGCAGATCGATTAGTAGCGACAAAAGTACTGGCTAAGCATGATGAAAAATATATGCCACCAGAAATCGAGCAGTCGCTGGAAAAATACGGCCACCCAGTCAAATCCAAGAAAGCAGAATATTAGGTATATAACTTGATCCCAGAAGTCGGAAATTTCTTACTGATTATGGCGTTTATCAACGCCATTTTCCTAGGTACTTTGTCTTTTTATGGTGCACAAACTTCGCATCAAGGCTTAATTCGTTTTTCAAAACGCGCTGCCATCAGTATTTTTTTATTGGTGTTGGCGAGCTTCGTGTGCCTGACAATCTCTTTTATTACTAACGACTTCTCAGTGGCTTATGTCGCTAACCATTCAAATACTCAGTTACCTGTTCACTACAGAATATCTGCTGTATGGGGTGCTCATGAAGGCTCCTTATTATTGTGGGTATTGATACTGACTGGCTGGATGGCAGCGGTAGCTCTGTTCAGTAAGTCGCTACCTTCGGCACTGGTAGCAAGAGTTCTGGGCGTGATGGGACTGGTAGCTGTTGGCTTTATCGCATTCACTCTCTTTACCTCAAATCCTTTTGAGCGCGTCTTACCTTTTATTCCAATTGATGGCGCTGACTTAAATCCTTTATTACAGGATTTTGGTCTGATAGTTCACCCCCCCATGCTATATATGGGATACGTTGGATTTTCAGTTGTATTTGCTTTTGCTATTGCCGGTCTTTTGCAGGGTGATCTCGATCACAAGTGGGCTCGTTGGAGTCGTCCATGGACTACGGTAGCGTGGATTTTTATGTCACTGGGAATCGCTTTAGGCAGCTGGTGGGCATACTATGAGCTTGGCTGGGGAGGCTGGTGGTTCTGGGATCCGGTTGAAAATGCTTCGTTTATGCCTTGGCTAGCCGGCACAGCTTTGATTCATTCTTTAGCGGCTACTGAAAAGCGGGGAGTGTTTAAGTCCTGGACGGTTTTATTGGCTATCATGACTTTCTCCTTAAGTCTGCTTGGTACCTTCCTGGTCCGCTCTGGAGTACTAACTTCGGTTCACTCCTTCGCTAATGATCCGGTTCGCGGACGTTTTATTCTGATCTTCCTGGCTATTGTAGTGGGAGCATCACTCTTAATTTATGCTATCCAGTCCAGCAAAATTCGCTCTAAATCAAACTTCGCTCTGTACTCTCGTGAGACAGCCTTACTGTTTAACAATGCCTTGCTTGCAGTGGTTACTTTCATGGTTTTGCTTGGTACCTTGCATCCATTGATTCAGGAAGCTTTTACCGGTGGTAAGTCGTCTGTCGGCCCTCCGTACTTTAACTTAATGTTTTCAATTTTCATGATTCCAATACTGATACTGATGCCTTTTGGTCAGCAGATAAACTGGAAGCAGCAGGAGTTGAAACCATTTTTGAAACAGTACTGGCTGTGGGCTATTGGCGCATTGCTGGTGGCAATGGCGATTGTCATCGTCCTTGGTGATTTGGAGCCGATGGCAGTAGTAGGTACTACATTGGGTCTTTGGGTGCTTGCTGGCTGTGCAAAATATATTTTAAGCCAGGCTTCAAAAAGTCAAAATATTGCGTCTGGTGTTAAAAAGATTAGCCGCAGTTACTGGGGAATGTTGGTCGCTCATCTTGGCGTCGCTATTACTGTCTTAGGTGTTGTTTTAACGTCTTACTACAGTCTTGAGAAAAATATCAAAATCAAGCAGGGCGAGACGGTTACGGTAGAGGATTTTGAGGTTGAGTTTTATGACTTTAAAAATACTCAGGGACCAAACTATATTTCTTCATCCGGTAGTTTCCGGGTCTTCTCTGATGGTGAGCTGTTAACAGAACTTCATCCAGAAAAGCGTAAATACAATGCTTCAAGGATGGTCATGACAGAAGCTGATATTGATGCGGGTTTGTTCCGTGACATTTATATGGCAATGGGCGAGCCTCTGGAAGATGGTGCCTGGGCTGTCAGTCTCTATTATAAGCCCTTTGTCCGTTGGATATGGTTAGGCTCTATCTTTATGGCGCTGGGTGGTTTACTGGCGATATCTGATAAACGTTATCGTGAAAAACGTCGTTTAAAGAAACAGAAAAAGTCTGAAGGTAATCAGTCAGGAGAGTTAGCAAGTGAATAAAAAAGCCCTTATGGCT
This window harbors:
- the ccmA gene encoding heme ABC exporter ATP-binding protein CcmA; protein product: MSQTSDIQFNGLYAHELTVSRSEQVLLEDAELHLAPSTITYLHGENGAGKTTLMRCLAGLLPADHGSMYWNKRPITHPESGYFQDLIFLAHSLSMKNELSIAENLAFYASLRMRCSITGKPLHQKISSVLEELGIGGLEDRMFAELSAGQQHKVALARLILEPAKIWILDEPFVNLDHKTRSWLSEKAMAFKQQGGTVLFTSHHHIEELPIDQSVGVEHE
- the ccmB gene encoding heme exporter protein CcmB: MILTLLRRELKVARRNWIGLAIPLLFFIIVVSLFPFAVSPDAPVLQKLAPGVIWVAALLSMLLSLEQFYRSDYQDGALEQLLLMSSPTMVATSKIIAHWLLTGLPLVILSPLLGVLMQINHGVEHSAHTWILMLSLVLGTPTLCLLGAVGMSLTLAASRNGLLVSILIIPLYVPVLIFGASTVTASLENMSYNGELAILGAFLLITLVFAPFTSGRALKISVG
- the ccmC gene encoding heme ABC transporter permease CcmC translates to MAKAWRWFHQLGSPKYLFQKTGQWLPWIWAVTLILLAVGLYYSLWASPIEARQGQGHTVRIMYIHVPAAALSMVAYVAMAIAAIIGLVWKMKMAFAVTRAIAPVGAAMTFLALFTGSVWGKPTWGTWWEWDARMTSELLLLFLYLGYIALHASFSDRTKADKAGAVLAIVGVINIPIIYFSVKWWNTLHQGYSVTAKGALAPEFQTPLFIMLGATYLLFAALVIMRLRAEIILRNQKARWVEEWATQRSHNGGQS
- the ccmD gene encoding heme exporter protein CcmD; this encodes MSSWHEFIFMGKHGAYVWSSYLMTFFVLLGLFFGFRIMLRSLRKQVIAEANVKQSDKPKARKLKVSKAE
- the ccmE gene encoding cytochrome c maturation protein CcmE, whose translation is MKAHRRNKLIAILAGLTLLAGAVALVLFALSENINHFYPPTEVAQGKAPMDKTIRVGGLVSYNSVKRAEDGLNVEFQITDNQNTMMIQYEGILPDLFKEGQGVIAEGKLVEADRLVATKVLAKHDEKYMPPEIEQSLEKYGHPVKSKKAEY
- a CDS encoding heme lyase CcmF/NrfE family subunit, giving the protein MIPEVGNFLLIMAFINAIFLGTLSFYGAQTSHQGLIRFSKRAAISIFLLVLASFVCLTISFITNDFSVAYVANHSNTQLPVHYRISAVWGAHEGSLLLWVLILTGWMAAVALFSKSLPSALVARVLGVMGLVAVGFIAFTLFTSNPFERVLPFIPIDGADLNPLLQDFGLIVHPPMLYMGYVGFSVVFAFAIAGLLQGDLDHKWARWSRPWTTVAWIFMSLGIALGSWWAYYELGWGGWWFWDPVENASFMPWLAGTALIHSLAATEKRGVFKSWTVLLAIMTFSLSLLGTFLVRSGVLTSVHSFANDPVRGRFILIFLAIVVGASLLIYAIQSSKIRSKSNFALYSRETALLFNNALLAVVTFMVLLGTLHPLIQEAFTGGKSSVGPPYFNLMFSIFMIPILILMPFGQQINWKQQELKPFLKQYWLWAIGALLVAMAIVIVLGDLEPMAVVGTTLGLWVLAGCAKYILSQASKSQNIASGVKKISRSYWGMLVAHLGVAITVLGVVLTSYYSLEKNIKIKQGETVTVEDFEVEFYDFKNTQGPNYISSSGSFRVFSDGELLTELHPEKRKYNASRMVMTEADIDAGLFRDIYMAMGEPLEDGAWAVSLYYKPFVRWIWLGSIFMALGGLLAISDKRYREKRRLKKQKKSEGNQSGELASE